The following coding sequences are from one Halictus rubicundus isolate RS-2024b chromosome 11, iyHalRubi1_principal, whole genome shotgun sequence window:
- the LOC143358980 gene encoding uncharacterized protein LOC143358980 has product MENINTFIENLRKIEAVREKQFQEKIREQHTEYDNLIKTLKTIKDERNEFKETFSKNLRRITTYKHSIYNLCTNNEELPPALPISHEHHRQTITFISQAIDFINGIQHVNKIFDNDTQKDINSTDLVNNITSCTNSIASETSRIKSILTATKALQNTANMMQES; this is encoded by the exons atggaaaatattaacacatttatagaaaatttacgTAAAATAGAAGCGGTCCGTGAAAAACAGTTTCAAGAGAAGATAAGAGAACAACATACAGAATATGATAATTTAATAAAGACATTAAAAACTATAAAAG ACGAGAGAAATGAGTTTAAGGAAACTTTTAGTAAGAATCTTCGACGTATAACAACATATAAACATtcaatatataatttatgtacAAATAATGAAGAGCTTCCACCAGCATTACCAATTTCTCATGAGCACCATAG ACAAACAATTACATTTATATCACAAGCCATTGATTTCATAAACGGAATACAACATGTCAATAAGATTTTTGATAATGACACTCAAAAGGACATTAATTCTACAGATCttgttaataatatt ACATCTTGTACAAATTCTATAGCAAGTGAAACATCCAGGATAAAGTCCATACTGACTGCAACAAAAGCATTACAGAACACTGCAAATATGATGCAAGAAAGTTGA